AGCCAAAACTACTATTGCACACCTGCTGTGCTCCATGCCTCATAGGAACTTTGTTTCATCTTGAAAAGCTCTATGACATAACTGTTTTTTACTTCAATCCGAATGTTCATCCCAGGGCTGAATATGAAAAGAGGAAGGGAGAGGCAATCAGATACTGCGCATTGAAGGGAATCCCTTTTATAGAGGGAGATTATGATGCCTACTCCTGGCTTTCTTCAATGATGAAGGTTGAAAACCACGCCGCACTTTCAGAAGGGGGGCTGCGCTGCGATGCATGCTTTGCGCTCAGGCTTGAGGTGGCTGCTGCTGAGGCGCAAAAGAGGGGCTTTTCCCTGTTTGCAACAACACTCTCAGTTGGCTCCAACAAAAAGGCAGAGACAATAAACAGGATTGGGAGAAATGTTGCAAAAAAACATTCTCTTACTTTCATTGAAGGCGATTTCAAGAAGGGCGGAGGCATGGAATTAAGCATTTCTGAGTGCAGGCGGCTTGGAATTTACCGCCAGAATTACTGCGGATGCGTATTTTCTCTCCCTAAATCACTTCTTTCTGAAAGTTCTGACAATTCATCTGCTGAGAATGGAAACGGAATTTCTGTAAGAGTTAAGAGGATGAAAAAGCGTTTAAAGAAAGAGGCGGTAAAACAATAGTGAGAATTTTCTTCAGATTATTTTTTCAGCTTATTTTTTCCTTTGGAAGACATTTTCAAGGCAATCCCTGCCTTTTTTTTCAATCTTAAGGTCTCGGACATTTATTTCAGCAAGCCTGTTCTTCATTCCGCGCAGGGATTTTCTCCCAAGCTCATTAATTCTTATGCTTTTTGCTTTAATATGCGCGCATCTCATGAAGCTTTCTCCTGTCTTTTTGACGGTTAATTTATCTATATTATGGCTTGCAAAAAGGGGCAGATTGTAGTCGCGCATTCCGCAAAGCGAATTTGCCCCAATCTCATCTGCCTTAAGGCTTTCTGCTGTAAGTGATGAGCAGTCCATGAAATTTTTTCCCGCTTTGCCTATTATTATCCTGTTTATGATATATTCGCCAAATCTTGAGCTTATCCCCTTGTTGAATCC
The genomic region above belongs to Candidatus Woesearchaeota archaeon and contains:
- a CDS encoding epoxyqueuosine reductase QueH, which encodes MKPKLLLHTCCAPCLIGTLFHLEKLYDITVFYFNPNVHPRAEYEKRKGEAIRYCALKGIPFIEGDYDAYSWLSSMMKVENHAALSEGGLRCDACFALRLEVAAAEAQKRGFSLFATTLSVGSNKKAETINRIGRNVAKKHSLTFIEGDFKKGGGMELSISECRRLGIYRQNYCGCVFSLPKSLLSESSDNSSAENGNGISVRVKRMKKRLKKEAVKQ